From Prionailurus viverrinus isolate Anna chromosome B2, UM_Priviv_1.0, whole genome shotgun sequence, the proteins below share one genomic window:
- the PPIL6 gene encoding probable inactive peptidyl-prolyl cis-trans isomerase-like 6 isoform X4, producing the protein MASQLQRGPRPAAYCSKSPPEQPLQVKVVGLFKNSSFHIAKSAAESLKSNYPTKFEDPIIVPLQEFAWDQYLQEKKRELKNEIWEYSSYVMCFVNDQFLGDAFDLQKWAHKMWDVVDFKPPALYEALTVDYSAKFLRDTKHGFVFLDISIDFHPIGRLVFELYYDACPKTCRNFQVLCTGKAGYSQRGIKLHYMGSIFHRIVQNGWIQGGDIVAGKGDDGESIYGPTFEAAVRSPRLLFGGRGSDNVGLLSSRRRIS; encoded by the exons ATGGCTAGCCAGCTGCAGCGCGGGCCGAGGCCGGCCGCATACTGCTCGAAGTCACCGCCCGAGCAGCCGCTGCAGGTGAAGGTGGTGGGGCTCTTCAAAAACTCCAGCTTTCACATCGCGAAGAGCGCTGCCGAG AGTCTGAAGAGTAATTATCCAACCAAATTTGAAGATCCTATAATAGTTCCTCTTCAAGAATTTGCATGGGATCAATATctacaggagaaaaaaagg GAACTCAAGAATGAGATCTGGGAGTATTCTTCCTACGTGATGTGTTTTGTTAATGATCAGTTCCTGGGTGATGCATTTGATCTTCAGAAATGGGCTCACAAGATGTGGGATGTAGTTGATTTTAAGCCCCCTGCACTTTATGAGGCACTTACTGTGGATTATTCTGCTAAATTCTTAAGAGACACCAAG CATGGTTTTGTGTTCTTGGACATTTCTATTGATTTTCATCCAATTGGAAGGTTGGTTTTTGAG CTATACTATGATGCATGTCCCAAAACATGTAGAAACTTTCAGGTCTTGTGCACAGGAAAAGCAGGGTATTCTCAGCGTGGCATCAAGCTACATTACATGGGTTCAATTTTTCATCGAATAGTACAGAATGGTTGGATACAAGGAGGAG ATATAGTAGCTGGAAAAGGAGATGATGGCGAGTCAATTTATGGACCAACATTTGAAG cTGCTGTCAGATCACCCAGACTCCTGTTT
- the SMPD2 gene encoding sphingomyelin phosphodiesterase 2 produces the protein MKPNFSLRLRIFNLNCWGIPYLSKHRGDRVKRLGDFLNMESFDLALLEEVWSEQDFQYLRQKLLPTYPAAHYFRSGVIGSGLCVFSKHPIQEFTQHVYTLNGYPYMIHHGDWFCGKAVGLLVLHLSGLVLNAYVTHLHAEYNRQKDIYLAHRVAQAWELAQFIHHTSKKADVVLLCGDLNLHPKDLGCRLLKEWTGLHDAYLETQDFKGSEEGCTMVPENCYVNQRELQPFPFGIRIDYVLYKAVSGFYISCKTLRTTTGRDPHSGTPLSDHEALMATLCVRHSPPQHTPSPTHGGPAERSRLISVLKEAWAEMDLGMAQARWWATFTGYVIGLGLLLLALLCALAAGGGVREVAIMLWTPSVGLLLGAGAIYLFHMQEAKGLSRARAELQHMLGRAREAHDLDPESQAALFLGQQEGDRSEEQ, from the exons ATGAAGCCCAACTTCTCTCTGCGACTGAGGATCTTTAACCTCAATTGTTG GGGCATTCCCTACCTGAGCAAGCACCGGGGTGACCGCGTGAAGCGCCTGGGAGACTTTCTAAACATGGAAAGCTTCGACCTAGCTCTCCTGGaagag GTGTGGAGTGAACAGGACTTCCAGTACCTGAGACAGAAGCTGTTGCCTACCTACCCCGCCGCACACTACTTCAGGAG TGGCGTCATTGGCAGTGGCCTCTGCGTCTTCTCCAAACATCCAATTCAGGAATTCACCCAGCACGTCTACACCCTCAATGGGTACCCCTACATG ATCCATCATGGAGACTGGTTCTGTGGGAAGGCTGTGGGTCTGCTGGTGCTTCATCTAAGTGGATTGGTACTCAATGCCTACGTGACCCAT CTCCATGCCGAGTACAATCGACAGAAGGACATCTACCTAGCACATCGTGTGGCCCAAGCTTGGGAACTGGCCCAGTTCATCCA CCACACATCCAAGAAGGCCGATGTGGTTCTATTGTGTGGGGACCTTAACTTGCACCCGAAGGACCTGGGCTGCCGCCTGCTGAAGGAGTGGACAGGGCTGCATGATGCCTACCTTGAGACCCAGGACTTCAAG GGCTCTGAAGAAGGCTGTACGATGGTACCTGAGAACTGCTACGTTAATCAGAGGGAGTTACAGCCATTTCCCTTTGGCATCCGCATTGACTATGTGCTATATAAG GCAGTTTCTGGGTTCTACATCTCCTGTAAGACTCTGAGAACCACTACTGGCCGTGATCCTCACAGTGGCACCCCCCTCTCTGATCATGAGGCCCTGATGGCTACTCTCTGTGTGAGACACAGCCCCCCCCAGCACACCCCCAGCCCTACTCACGGTG GACCAGCAGAAAGGTCGCGGTTGATCAGTGTGTTAAAGGAGGCCTGGGCAGAGATGGACCTTGGCATGGCTCAAGCTCGCTGGTGGGCCACCTTCACCGGCTACGTGATTGGTCTAGGGCTGCTCCTTCTGGCATTGCTGTGTGCTctggcagctgggggaggggtcagggagGTTGCCATAATGCTCTGGACTCCCAGTGTAGGACTGCTGTTGGGGGCAGGTGCAATCTACCTCTTCCACATGCAGGAGGCCAAGGGCTTATCTAGGGCCCGGGCTGAGCTCCAGCATATGCTGGGAAGGGCAAGGGAGGCCCACGACCTGGACCCAGAGTCTCAGGCAGCCCTGTTCCTGGGACAGCAGGAGGGGGACAGATCTGAGGAACAATAA